A stretch of DNA from Candidatus Bathyarchaeota archaeon:
CATAGCCTTCGATATAGAGGGGAAGCTCTACTCCAAATTCAAGGTGAAGGAGATCGGTGGAGGGGATGGCGGGATCCTTCTAAGGGCTGAAGCATATGGTGAACCATTCAATCCCTCCAAGCATCCATCGAAGGTCGAGGTCAAGGCGGTGACGTATCATAAGATGGATGTGGAGAGGCGAGATGGGGAAGTAACCGTAAGGTTCATATTGGATCTATAGCCGATCGCCGATCCCGGGAGTGATAGGACTAATAATAATGTACTTGGGCGCGATAGCCTTCTACTTTAAAATAATGTCCAGGTCGTCTATGAGGCCGCTTATAAACCTGCTCCATGGCTCCCCCCATGAATGGTCGTGGGATGAGGAGACCGGCGGGGCGCTCCTGTCCCCATCTTAATCAGATTTAGGTTAGCGTCTGGCGTGCCCCTTCGCATTCCTAGGCAAGGTCTTTAAGGGAGGGGGAGACAGCCTTCTCGTCCTTAAGGGTCTACCTCTCTATTATTATTTCTCTGCCTTCGGTTATGGCCTTTGCGAGCTTCTCCCTTGCAGCTTCGACTATCCTCCATACGGTGTTCCTGGAGACGCCCATTCTCAGCCCCGCCTCCTCGAAGGACAACTTCTCCAATTCTATGAGCCTTAGGGCCTCCACCTCCGCTAC
This window harbors:
- a CDS encoding archease — protein: MKRRKKPYELLEHAGDAYIAAHGGTLGEALENAARAMFDVMTDIGTVEAAVKDEFTVEAGDEVELLHEWLNKLLIAFDIEGKLYSKFKVKEIGGGDGGILLRAEAYGEPFNPSKHPSKVEVKAVTYHKMDVERRDGEVTVRFILDL
- a CDS encoding DUF134 domain-containing protein, with product RCGRIGRMPKPIAVAFQLTAEKFKPTPEGEGDPVYLDVAEVEALRLIELEKLSFEEAGLRMGVSRNTVWRIVEAAREKLAKAITEGREIIIER